Proteins encoded by one window of Candidatus Ozemobacteraceae bacterium:
- a CDS encoding carboxypeptidase regulatory-like domain-containing protein → MSHVRSTTVSRPADTGRGPGSVANGKRIFILVLMLLAVGSITGCLQSSSPMMGNVTGKVFDSNGHVLKGATVEIYGGNHKVSTDELGRYTITGVEPGEKRIVATYQGRSVVINVNIIRGETLENADLTFAVIDGIPPVITDVAVGSLTENVAVITWVTNESSDSLVDYATGPIGVGTYTFQASDSAMVLDHSIQLSGLLPGVTYHFRVRSRDFALNEGISSEYQFMTPSGDAPATPVGFTVSPSVEMERLALSWTANTETDLAGYNLYRAESSAGPFARVNANPITTASYRDDGLKIGVKYYYYLKAVDTARNESAPTQTLSMVTTGTLSENRTWLRAESPYVITGDIRVRGGAQLTVEPGVEVKFTQRDSLPDSNGATMTELIVQGALYAVGTPDAKIVFTSAETFPSKGNWGGLMFLSTNDPNNQMKFATVMFADTGIRSEGSTPAIENAEFGLCVVGLDLGLSTALNIKYNIIRDCNIGLVSANSNIRNNLFIDDQVAASTLGADVFEFNTVDCLVGLEIPFGEPTIKNNIFAYTGNGRALYGINQTQTTATPSISFNDIHNYAFPTNGLTVATGTGNIELDPLFVGGMPFDYHLQTTAGGYASDSPCLTSGENGAQMGRYGE, encoded by the coding sequence ATGAGCCACGTCCGATCCACAACCGTGTCCCGCCCGGCCGACACCGGCCGCGGGCCCGGTTCCGTCGCGAACGGGAAGCGGATCTTCATCCTCGTCCTGATGCTTCTGGCGGTCGGTTCGATCACCGGCTGCCTCCAGTCGTCGAGCCCGATGATGGGCAACGTCACCGGCAAGGTGTTCGATTCGAACGGCCACGTTCTCAAGGGAGCCACGGTCGAAATCTACGGCGGCAACCACAAGGTCTCGACCGACGAACTCGGCAGATACACGATCACCGGCGTGGAGCCTGGCGAAAAGCGCATCGTGGCGACCTACCAGGGGCGCTCCGTCGTGATCAACGTGAACATCATCCGGGGCGAGACGCTCGAAAACGCTGACCTGACGTTCGCCGTGATCGATGGCATCCCGCCGGTCATCACCGACGTCGCGGTCGGAAGCCTGACCGAGAACGTCGCCGTCATCACCTGGGTCACGAACGAGTCGTCCGACTCACTCGTCGATTACGCCACCGGCCCGATCGGGGTCGGCACGTATACCTTCCAGGCCTCGGACTCGGCCATGGTTCTCGATCACTCGATCCAGCTCTCGGGGCTGCTTCCCGGCGTGACGTATCACTTCCGCGTCAGGTCGCGCGACTTCGCGCTCAACGAAGGCATTTCTTCGGAATACCAGTTCATGACCCCGTCGGGCGACGCCCCGGCCACGCCGGTCGGCTTCACGGTCTCCCCGTCGGTCGAGATGGAGCGCCTCGCCCTCTCGTGGACGGCAAACACCGAAACCGATCTCGCGGGATACAACCTGTATCGCGCGGAGAGCAGCGCCGGCCCGTTCGCCAGGGTCAACGCCAACCCGATTACAACGGCCAGTTATCGCGACGACGGTCTCAAGATCGGCGTCAAATACTATTACTACCTGAAGGCCGTCGATACGGCACGTAACGAGAGCGCGCCCACCCAAACCCTTTCGATGGTTACCACCGGCACGCTCTCGGAAAACCGCACCTGGCTGCGCGCCGAAAGCCCCTACGTCATCACCGGCGATATCCGCGTCCGCGGCGGGGCCCAGCTGACGGTCGAGCCCGGCGTCGAGGTGAAGTTCACCCAGCGCGACTCGCTGCCCGACTCGAACGGTGCGACCATGACCGAGCTGATCGTCCAGGGTGCGTTGTATGCCGTGGGCACCCCCGACGCGAAGATCGTCTTCACGTCGGCCGAGACGTTCCCCTCGAAGGGGAACTGGGGCGGCTTGATGTTCCTCTCGACGAACGACCCGAACAACCAGATGAAGTTCGCGACCGTGATGTTCGCCGACACCGGCATCCGGAGCGAGGGCTCGACCCCCGCGATCGAGAACGCCGAGTTCGGTCTCTGCGTCGTCGGCCTCGACCTGGGCCTCTCGACGGCATTGAATATCAAATACAATATCATTCGCGACTGCAACATCGGCCTCGTCTCGGCCAACTCGAACATCCGCAACAATCTCTTCATCGACGACCAAGTCGCCGCCAGCACGCTCGGCGCGGACGTGTTCGAGTTCAACACGGTCGACTGCCTGGTCGGCCTCGAGATTCCCTTCGGCGAGCCGACGATCAAGAACAACATCTTCGCCTACACCGGAAACGGCCGCGCGCTCTACGGCATCAACCAGACCCAGACGACCGCCACCCCGTCGATTTCGTTCAACGATATTCATAACTATGCATTTCCGACGAACGGCCTGACCGTCGCGACCGGAACCGGCAACATCGAGCTCGATCCGCTGTTCGTCGGCGGCATGCCCTTCGACTACCACCTGCAGACCACCGCCGGAGGCTACGCATCGGATTCCCCCTGTCTCACTTCCGGCGAAAACGGCGCCCAGATGGGCCGCTACGGCGAATGA
- a CDS encoding tetratricopeptide repeat protein: protein MDKRILLALALSVPTLLGLTGCSGGVGGEGSNTYSDTAGTPIVRSDTFNDKGWTLISSGQYESAISAFNQVLADNPTDDERAEANNGLGWARANLGSLSDGMPWFEKAIARSADAKVGLGAAYIQKGSKADLEMAVNLLYKQLGGENPHFHYVPRRATGVSDAEVHALLAYAFAALGQTDNAITQMEYAKELNPAYENTTIDQLGKMVDFLLR from the coding sequence ATGGACAAGCGCATTCTTCTCGCACTCGCGTTGTCTGTTCCGACCCTGCTGGGCCTGACCGGCTGCAGCGGCGGCGTGGGCGGCGAGGGCAGCAATACGTATTCCGACACGGCCGGCACTCCGATCGTCCGGTCCGACACGTTCAACGACAAGGGCTGGACGCTGATCTCGAGCGGCCAGTATGAGAGCGCCATTTCGGCGTTCAACCAGGTGCTGGCCGACAACCCGACCGACGACGAGCGGGCCGAGGCCAACAACGGCCTGGGCTGGGCTCGCGCGAATCTCGGCAGCCTTTCCGACGGCATGCCCTGGTTCGAGAAAGCGATCGCACGCTCGGCCGATGCCAAGGTCGGCCTGGGCGCCGCATACATTCAGAAAGGTTCGAAAGCCGACCTGGAAATGGCCGTCAACCTTCTGTACAAGCAACTCGGCGGGGAAAACCCGCACTTCCATTACGTGCCGCGCCGCGCCACAGGCGTGAGCGATGCCGAGGTGCATGCGCTTCTCGCCTACGCGTTCGCCGCCCTCGGCCAGACCGACAACGCCATCACCCAGATGGAATACGCCAAGGAACTCAATCCCGCATACGAAAACACGACGATCGATCAACTGGGTAAAATGGTCGACTTCCTGCTCCGATAA
- a CDS encoding Ig-like domain-containing protein, whose amino-acid sequence MRQTTTSTYSTTILKGSRIFAVILLLLAGVGTLFADVGGVTLTVDTEPSYASGMIFNGGAKVTLKAAWTQGDTPPFGATFMTGGSAIGTVNTSEKSAQFVTSGAALGPGDKDFTVSVIETAVPNAVAKTGTGNRTITINTEAPNVTVTIDNGSSFSNQSPNNVVNVTVTCTNKDISGTPDITISPSAGTSLAQDGTPTSRVFKYKITLSSASTGQYTVRAVCKDTTQPSTTANTGSGQTAFNVVNEGPAPAAITQISTPNPTHLNAVTLSGTISSNIKTVAVYEGANKVADASVNTSALTWTANLSGLTEGTHTYVVKGKDALGNESAPSADFKVVIDQTKPQAPTLIQPPSPTSSKKITITGTGALDLGTTKSTPITVLLFDMTGQIASVTANADGTFTFTDVTLKQEGDNILYARCEDNAKGSPGNTSDSSPAIRVVLDTNATTHTTVNAVVVAQGTNLASTSVPFPATTYLAPGDYSVQITYNEDMDRTVTPSIGVKPTTGSEVVTTSGSWIASNTFVGQFSIPSGQGATWDGQAALRIFGAKDAAGNLQDVYNQAAAFRIDTTAPTTSMDSMDTIYVSSSTTSITLKGTSNDNGSLVGYVEIATATFTGAPPTSGLRVPIFNGPNVSWTHNWDVSNLPNGKYKLWAYAADQAKPNPNVEAMSNYRTVIVSRANPTIVRISLDDETTDLPAAATPKIASDVTKITAVFQDGGTAGLNLNVPPTMFTLLHNATNRNITGNFTNNGSNTVIFTFPKLTENGTYTISVQPVDNAGNTSVAVATRSFNLDTSAPTGVTVMPGTGMYANTTYPSLHVDQVWATIQDDEADYARSLINVAYNGITVGNQLIGASTTAVVWDLYGATASAPRDQSGDGRYDVTVTPRDISGNTGTAQKSYFYFDSQPPVISNLSPASGTWIGLASDAIILTMSDAPADLVKYAGAQTAQDSTWQNGPGSGCNTAMSSFTATLGTVVNQGTASGPNSLTVKRHPAPTASTVPEGVATLSMRAILLDNVTNSSPNTRTIDYTYQFDFLRPTFKFTKPSPSQKYCKTSLTVEAGVADRGTGADLQITQSEITNAAGSWVALSQMPALPANQSTGTIVLDISTWADGKHTINGRCYDRAGNMSDVSASSDSPAPTTVEIVVDRTPPAAPILVLPLNDSASRERSFRFKWSKVTDADRYLIQVADDSAFNNILNHINTAGSYTGLLGQVTQMQEATFTAPKEGTYFWRVAAIETCADGWNISNYSTTWRFSVDTVKPKVLEVQPTPSSGNKITTGMVTFTLRFNEKMDTTITPSVFLTSAGGQQMLVEQVSFVENTWTGTTVIPKDSSATYDGNAVIAISGAKDLAGNEMAADSTNMVVINTSPAFEIKIFSNPAHEYEIMIVTRASEALQSAPTCSVSQGGAAVPVTMNFLKEKYYAGSYRIDPDQPGKAYIDITGTDLFGMVGKGSVQFTVAALTAESRLSLKTPDGLATLDIATGTVSKAAGLYMLSRSDLDNGGAKSPLAKILPSLLKNTVSTGNSSDLVEVMPLEEVGPSSLRLSRRIWYTASVKNLNLKVPAEKVHLYRQVNGKWIFVGGVLKNDRVTAQLGGLGKLALMADLKAPSLSNISPSDREKLEDPQPLLEGTLRDDGAGIDPASFKLLIDGIEQTGAELGADGSFAHQLKRALPKGEHQIEVLASDRAGNEIRQAITVTAPGPFGISELISYPNPARGNSVWFTYNLEQRPDELSLSIYDASGDKVDTFDLTDANGNQASGKIRWDLTNRQGNRVGNGVYFYKLEATRNGKTIKSRGKLAVLR is encoded by the coding sequence ATGAGGCAAACGACAACGTCCACCTATTCCACCACTATCCTGAAAGGAAGCAGGATTTTCGCAGTCATCCTGCTTCTCCTTGCCGGCGTCGGCACGCTGTTTGCCGACGTCGGAGGAGTCACGCTGACGGTGGATACGGAGCCCTCGTATGCGTCAGGGATGATTTTCAACGGTGGCGCCAAGGTCACCCTGAAAGCCGCCTGGACGCAAGGTGACACGCCGCCCTTCGGCGCCACCTTCATGACCGGAGGGAGCGCGATCGGCACCGTCAACACCTCCGAAAAGTCGGCTCAGTTCGTCACATCCGGCGCGGCTCTCGGCCCCGGCGACAAGGACTTCACCGTCTCCGTCATCGAAACCGCCGTTCCGAACGCGGTCGCCAAGACCGGCACGGGCAACCGCACCATCACGATCAATACCGAGGCCCCGAACGTCACCGTGACGATCGACAACGGTTCCAGCTTCTCGAACCAGTCGCCGAACAACGTCGTGAACGTTACGGTCACCTGCACCAACAAGGACATCAGCGGAACGCCGGATATCACCATTTCGCCGAGCGCAGGCACCTCGCTCGCCCAGGACGGCACGCCCACGTCCCGCGTGTTCAAATACAAGATCACCCTTTCGTCCGCCTCGACCGGCCAGTATACCGTCCGCGCCGTCTGCAAGGACACGACGCAGCCCTCCACTACCGCCAACACCGGAAGCGGCCAGACGGCGTTCAACGTCGTGAACGAAGGCCCCGCCCCCGCCGCGATCACCCAGATCTCGACTCCCAATCCCACGCATCTCAATGCCGTGACCCTGTCCGGAACTATTTCAAGCAATATCAAAACCGTCGCTGTCTATGAAGGCGCCAACAAGGTTGCGGACGCATCCGTCAATACCTCCGCTCTCACCTGGACGGCCAACCTCTCGGGGCTGACGGAAGGAACCCACACCTACGTGGTCAAGGGAAAAGACGCCCTGGGGAACGAGTCCGCACCCTCCGCCGACTTCAAGGTCGTCATCGACCAGACCAAGCCCCAGGCCCCGACGCTGATCCAGCCGCCCTCCCCGACCTCCTCAAAGAAGATTACGATCACCGGCACCGGCGCCCTCGATCTGGGAACGACCAAATCGACGCCGATCACCGTCCTGCTGTTCGACATGACCGGCCAGATCGCCAGCGTGACCGCCAACGCCGACGGCACGTTCACCTTCACCGACGTCACCCTCAAACAGGAAGGCGACAACATCCTCTACGCCCGCTGCGAGGATAACGCGAAGGGTTCGCCCGGCAACACGTCCGACAGTTCTCCCGCCATACGCGTCGTCCTCGACACGAACGCCACCACGCACACCACGGTCAATGCCGTCGTCGTCGCCCAGGGAACCAATCTCGCGAGCACCTCGGTGCCCTTCCCCGCAACGACGTATCTGGCTCCCGGTGATTACTCGGTTCAGATAACCTACAACGAAGACATGGACCGCACCGTCACGCCGAGCATCGGCGTCAAGCCGACGACCGGTTCCGAAGTCGTCACCACCTCCGGCTCCTGGATCGCGTCGAACACGTTCGTCGGCCAGTTCTCGATTCCGTCCGGCCAGGGAGCCACCTGGGACGGCCAGGCCGCCTTGCGGATTTTCGGCGCCAAGGACGCCGCAGGGAACCTGCAGGACGTCTACAACCAGGCGGCCGCGTTCCGGATCGACACCACCGCTCCGACCACCAGCATGGATTCGATGGATACGATCTACGTGTCCAGCTCCACGACCAGCATCACCCTCAAGGGAACGTCCAACGACAACGGTTCGCTCGTCGGCTACGTCGAGATCGCAACCGCCACGTTCACGGGCGCTCCGCCGACCAGCGGGCTGCGCGTGCCGATCTTCAACGGCCCGAACGTCTCCTGGACGCACAACTGGGACGTGTCGAACCTGCCCAACGGCAAGTACAAGCTGTGGGCGTATGCCGCCGACCAGGCCAAGCCGAATCCGAACGTCGAAGCCATGTCGAACTATCGCACGGTCATCGTCAGCCGGGCGAATCCGACCATCGTCAGAATCAGCCTCGACGACGAGACCACCGACCTTCCGGCGGCCGCCACCCCGAAGATCGCGAGCGACGTCACCAAGATCACCGCGGTCTTCCAGGACGGCGGAACCGCCGGCCTGAACCTGAACGTGCCGCCCACGATGTTCACCCTCCTCCACAACGCGACCAACAGGAACATCACCGGCAACTTCACGAACAACGGCAGCAACACGGTGATCTTCACCTTCCCGAAGCTGACCGAGAACGGCACCTACACCATCTCGGTGCAACCGGTCGACAATGCCGGCAACACATCGGTGGCGGTCGCCACCAGGTCGTTCAACCTCGACACGAGCGCTCCCACGGGAGTGACGGTCATGCCCGGAACCGGCATGTATGCGAATACGACGTATCCTTCGCTTCACGTCGACCAGGTATGGGCCACCATCCAAGATGACGAGGCCGACTACGCGCGCTCTCTCATCAATGTCGCCTATAACGGCATAACGGTAGGCAATCAGCTCATCGGCGCATCGACGACCGCCGTGGTCTGGGATCTCTACGGCGCGACCGCTTCGGCGCCGCGGGATCAGTCCGGAGACGGCCGGTATGACGTCACCGTCACCCCCCGCGATATCAGCGGAAACACCGGAACGGCCCAGAAATCCTACTTCTATTTCGATTCCCAGCCTCCGGTGATCTCGAACTTGTCGCCCGCTTCGGGAACCTGGATCGGACTTGCCAGCGATGCGATCATCCTCACCATGTCCGACGCCCCGGCCGATCTCGTGAAGTATGCCGGCGCGCAGACGGCGCAGGATTCGACCTGGCAGAACGGCCCCGGCAGCGGCTGCAACACAGCCATGTCGTCGTTCACCGCGACCCTCGGCACCGTCGTGAACCAAGGCACGGCGAGCGGCCCCAACTCGCTCACGGTCAAACGCCACCCCGCTCCGACTGCCTCGACGGTCCCCGAGGGTGTGGCGACGCTCTCGATGCGCGCCATCCTGCTCGACAACGTCACGAACTCCTCGCCCAACACCCGCACCATCGATTACACCTACCAGTTTGACTTCCTGCGGCCCACCTTCAAGTTCACGAAGCCGTCCCCGAGCCAGAAATACTGCAAGACCTCGCTGACGGTCGAAGCCGGCGTGGCCGACCGCGGAACCGGAGCGGACCTCCAGATCACGCAGTCGGAAATCACGAATGCCGCCGGGAGCTGGGTCGCCCTGAGCCAGATGCCCGCGCTTCCGGCCAACCAGTCCACCGGAACGATCGTTCTCGACATCTCCACATGGGCCGACGGGAAGCATACGATCAACGGCCGCTGCTACGACCGGGCAGGCAACATGTCCGACGTGAGCGCGTCCAGCGACTCGCCGGCTCCCACGACCGTCGAGATCGTCGTCGACCGCACGCCGCCGGCCGCTCCCATCCTCGTGCTGCCGCTGAACGACAGCGCGTCCCGCGAGCGCAGCTTCCGGTTCAAGTGGAGCAAGGTGACCGACGCCGACCGGTATCTCATCCAGGTCGCCGACGATTCCGCCTTCAATAATATTCTGAACCATATCAATACGGCCGGATCCTATACGGGCCTGCTCGGCCAGGTGACCCAGATGCAGGAGGCCACCTTCACCGCTCCGAAGGAAGGCACCTACTTCTGGCGCGTCGCCGCGATCGAGACCTGCGCCGACGGATGGAATATCAGCAACTATTCCACGACCTGGCGTTTCTCCGTCGACACGGTCAAGCCCAAGGTCCTCGAAGTCCAGCCGACCCCCTCGTCGGGCAACAAGATCACGACCGGCATGGTGACCTTCACGCTCCGGTTCAACGAGAAGATGGACACGACGATCACGCCCTCCGTCTTCCTCACCTCGGCCGGCGGACAGCAGATGCTCGTCGAACAGGTCAGTTTCGTCGAGAACACCTGGACCGGCACGACCGTCATCCCGAAGGACAGCAGCGCAACGTACGACGGAAACGCCGTCATCGCGATCTCCGGCGCCAAGGACCTCGCCGGGAACGAGATGGCCGCCGATTCGACGAACATGGTCGTCATCAACACGAGTCCCGCGTTCGAGATCAAGATTTTCTCGAATCCCGCCCATGAATACGAGATCATGATCGTCACCCGGGCCTCGGAAGCGCTCCAGAGCGCCCCCACCTGCTCCGTCTCGCAGGGCGGTGCGGCGGTCCCGGTCACGATGAACTTCCTCAAGGAAAAATACTACGCGGGCTCCTACCGCATCGATCCGGACCAACCCGGCAAGGCCTACATCGACATCACCGGGACCGACCTCTTCGGCATGGTCGGCAAGGGCTCGGTCCAGTTCACCGTGGCCGCCCTGACCGCGGAATCCCGCCTCAGCCTGAAGACGCCGGACGGCCTCGCGACGCTCGACATCGCCACGGGCACCGTTTCCAAGGCGGCGGGTCTCTACATGCTGTCCAGGTCCGACCTCGACAACGGCGGCGCGAAGTCCCCGCTCGCGAAGATCCTGCCCTCGCTGCTGAAGAACACCGTTTCCACCGGCAACTCCTCCGACCTGGTCGAGGTGATGCCGCTCGAGGAAGTCGGGCCTTCGTCGCTGCGCCTGTCGCGCAGGATCTGGTATACCGCGTCGGTGAAGAACCTGAACCTGAAGGTGCCGGCCGAAAAGGTCCATCTGTATCGCCAGGTGAACGGCAAGTGGATCTTCGTGGGCGGCGTCCTCAAGAACGATCGCGTCACCGCCCAGCTCGGCGGGCTCGGAAAACTCGCCCTGATGGCTGATCTCAAGGCCCCCTCGCTCAGCAACATCAGCCCGTCCGACCGCGAGAAACTCGAAGATCCGCAGCCTCTCCTCGAGGGCACTCTTCGGGACGACGGCGCAGGTATCGATCCGGCCAGCTTCAAGCTGCTGATTGACGGGATCGAGCAGACCGGCGCGGAGCTCGGCGCCGACGGTTCGTTCGCCCATCAGCTCAAGCGCGCGCTCCCGAAGGGCGAGCACCAGATCGAAGTGCTTGCGTCCGACCGCGCCGGCAACGAGATCCGGCAAGCCATCACAGTGACCGCACCCGGCCCGTTCGGGATCAGCGAACTGATCTCGTATCCGAACCCGGCCCGCGGCAACTCGGTCTGGTTCACGTATAACCTCGAGCAGCGGCCCGACGAGCTGTCTCTCTCGATCTACGACGCTTCCGGCGACAAGGTCGACACGTTCGATCTCACCGACGCGAACGGCAACCAGGCCTCCGGCAAGATCCGGTGGGATCTGACCAACCGCCAGGGCAACCGCGTCGGAAACGGCGTCTACTTCTACAAACTCGAAGCCACACGAAACGGCAAGACCATCAAGTCCCGCGGCAAACTCGCGGTGCTCCGCTGA
- a CDS encoding IPT/TIG domain-containing protein: MMFFTGCGGVNSSADESGGKPLYITDLDSGGISGAVTSSASVAIDQAIVEAGNNQAITASNGTFLMLNLAAGDYRVTARAHGYTPSYRENIRVRSGMITEGVNITMTDATATATHDFEVVSLSPAFGTDGDRIAVVARGIGTGRGKVTVAGKEVSILDWNTGNNGVITVQLPAEVETGEVRVIIGGEMSHEASPVIFTAKPIAREVVPASSKPNGIVTLYGRNFHLVGSSNRVRLNGLDCTVLGYTTPGRDLRIQLPAKAETGILDVAINSPEYQLDGISSVTITIQPELVHLSPRRSVPGKTLTLYGTNFVPDSSVTKVKVGDSKTVQGNEILSISKTKITFKAPEVNVVPSGQTVPIRVEVNGYTTNSIDWTSYDGTLTTLPIGEYGVYDFFNSTVANNGTLHLPALESGEKLAFISVTGGTSAETLDGTYAWTFTGVMGGLTTDIPELPASRRPAGSLAGQVSTSRFRDVGPLIRSWYRKAAVRPSRRSVRPSVFDDAPGTANFWMIDFTSSAPENSANDVLATGTLAATGTHCLVYLDASGSVLVASDAENIAAWFDAIRPTLATACWDGVNAHQQYPEGNIDGQPRVILFLTPQINQGVTSGLVTLGYFHPRDKNPALTHSAGTEVIYLWDQWMKNDPDDFKGVLAHEFQHMIYHNQKGARGVDWLNEGLSVWAQQVAGYGFTQKMSTPVSQVAMYLNGPTKASLNHWPEEGGLESYGLSYLFIQYLFERCGGYAAIRSLEYDNGQSGFTDIATALLNNAVPVTAGVEGFFNEFALAMYCDELGLSASLPGFSAEAHRFRDLSLRGWVSNVNGLKHLSYAESPVNAAALTMPGFAADVVEYDGATSNGGDLEITVAPPPEVPNYKLWVIYYKP, from the coding sequence ATGATGTTTTTCACCGGGTGCGGCGGGGTGAATTCCTCCGCCGATGAATCCGGCGGAAAACCGCTATATATCACCGACCTTGATTCCGGGGGCATCTCTGGCGCGGTGACCTCGAGCGCCTCGGTAGCGATCGACCAGGCCATCGTCGAAGCCGGAAACAATCAGGCGATCACCGCCAGCAACGGGACATTCCTGATGCTGAACCTTGCCGCCGGGGATTACCGGGTGACGGCCCGTGCACACGGGTATACTCCGTCTTACAGGGAAAATATCCGCGTGCGCTCCGGTATGATCACCGAAGGCGTGAATATCACCATGACCGATGCGACGGCGACGGCGACGCACGATTTCGAGGTCGTGTCCCTGTCCCCGGCCTTCGGAACCGATGGTGACAGAATTGCCGTCGTTGCACGCGGTATTGGAACCGGCCGGGGAAAAGTCACCGTTGCCGGAAAAGAAGTCTCCATTCTCGACTGGAACACCGGAAACAACGGTGTAATCACGGTTCAGTTGCCGGCCGAGGTCGAAACGGGCGAGGTCAGGGTCATTATCGGCGGCGAGATGTCACACGAAGCCTCGCCGGTTATTTTCACGGCGAAGCCCATTGCCCGGGAGGTAGTGCCGGCATCTTCGAAACCGAATGGCATCGTCACCCTGTATGGGAGAAACTTCCATCTCGTCGGTTCGTCAAACCGGGTTCGCCTGAATGGCCTCGACTGCACGGTTCTCGGATACACAACTCCCGGACGGGACCTCCGGATTCAACTGCCGGCGAAGGCGGAGACGGGGATCCTCGATGTGGCCATCAACAGTCCCGAGTATCAGCTCGACGGCATCTCGAGCGTTACGATCACCATACAACCCGAACTCGTGCATCTCAGCCCCCGGCGCTCCGTGCCCGGGAAAACCCTGACGCTGTATGGCACGAACTTCGTTCCGGACAGTTCCGTCACGAAGGTGAAGGTGGGTGATTCGAAAACCGTGCAGGGAAACGAGATTCTCTCCATTTCAAAGACGAAAATCACGTTCAAGGCCCCTGAAGTGAACGTCGTGCCTTCCGGACAGACTGTTCCGATCAGGGTCGAGGTGAACGGCTACACCACGAATTCGATCGACTGGACATCCTATGACGGGACGCTCACGACTCTTCCGATCGGTGAATATGGAGTGTATGACTTTTTCAATTCGACCGTCGCGAATAACGGAACCCTTCACCTTCCGGCGCTCGAATCCGGTGAAAAGCTCGCCTTCATCTCGGTGACGGGCGGGACGTCCGCCGAAACGCTGGACGGAACCTACGCCTGGACGTTTACGGGCGTCATGGGTGGTCTGACGACCGATATTCCCGAGCTTCCCGCATCGCGCCGGCCGGCCGGAAGTCTGGCCGGGCAGGTATCCACGAGCCGGTTCAGGGATGTCGGACCGTTGATCAGGTCCTGGTATCGGAAAGCGGCCGTCCGGCCTTCGCGTCGTTCGGTCCGGCCAAGCGTTTTTGACGATGCGCCGGGGACGGCGAATTTCTGGATGATCGATTTCACGAGTTCCGCGCCCGAAAATTCCGCGAACGACGTTCTGGCCACGGGCACGCTCGCCGCGACGGGAACCCACTGCCTTGTCTATCTCGACGCCTCGGGATCGGTCCTGGTCGCTTCCGATGCGGAAAACATCGCGGCCTGGTTCGACGCCATCCGGCCCACGCTCGCCACCGCCTGCTGGGACGGCGTGAACGCCCATCAGCAGTATCCGGAGGGCAACATCGACGGCCAGCCGCGCGTGATTCTCTTCCTTACCCCCCAAATCAATCAGGGAGTGACGAGCGGGCTTGTCACCCTGGGATATTTCCATCCGCGCGACAAGAACCCGGCGCTGACCCATTCGGCTGGAACGGAAGTCATCTACCTGTGGGATCAGTGGATGAAAAACGATCCCGACGATTTCAAGGGTGTCCTGGCGCACGAATTCCAGCATATGATCTATCACAACCAGAAAGGTGCCCGTGGAGTCGACTGGCTGAACGAGGGCCTCTCGGTCTGGGCCCAGCAGGTCGCCGGCTACGGGTTCACCCAGAAGATGTCGACGCCGGTCAGTCAGGTCGCGATGTATCTGAACGGCCCGACGAAGGCATCGCTGAATCACTGGCCGGAAGAAGGCGGGCTCGAAAGTTACGGTCTTTCCTACCTTTTCATTCAGTATCTCTTCGAGCGGTGCGGCGGGTATGCCGCCATCCGGTCGCTTGAATACGACAACGGGCAGAGCGGCTTCACCGACATCGCCACGGCGCTGCTGAACAACGCGGTTCCCGTGACGGCAGGCGTCGAGGGGTTCTTCAACGAGTTCGCGCTGGCGATGTACTGCGACGAACTCGGCCTCTCGGCCTCGTTGCCCGGGTTCTCAGCAGAGGCGCACCGGTTCAGGGACCTCTCGTTGCGCGGCTGGGTCTCAAACGTGAACGGGCTGAAGCATCTTTCCTACGCGGAATCGCCCGTCAACGCCGCCGCGCTCACGATGCCGGGATTTGCCGCCGACGTCGTCGAATACGACGGCGCGACCTCCAACGGCGGCGACCTCGAGATCACCGTGGCTCCGCCGCCCGAGGTTCCCAATTACAAACTTTGGGTTATATATTATAAACCCTAG